The following are encoded in a window of Haloarcula halophila genomic DNA:
- a CDS encoding DNA-directed DNA polymerase II large subunit translates to MREADEQYFETLEDELDRAMAVAERARERGGDPKPEVEIPTARDMADRVENILGIDGVAERVRELEGEMSREEAALELVEDFVEGTVGDYDTREGKVEGAVRTAVALLTEGVVAAPIEGIDRVELLENDDGTEFINVYYAGPIRSAGGTAQALSVLVADYARALLDIDQYKARDDEVGRYAEEIDLYDKDTGLQYSPKEKETKFIAEHMPIMLDGEATGDEEVSGYRDLERVDSNSPRGGMCLVLAEGIALKAPKIQRYTRNLDEVDWPWLQDLIDGTIGADDDQAETSDDGSDDADEGEGADTDEGEGADEPAGPPRVDPATKYLRDLIAGRPVFSHPSKPGGFRLRYGRARNHGFATAGVHPATMHLVDDFLATGTQIKTERPGKAAGVVPVDTIEGPTVRLANGDVRRIDDAEEALAVRNGVEKILDLGEYLVNYGEFVENNHPLAPASYTVEWWEQDLDAAGADVQAMRDDPTVDLADPTADQALRWATEYDAPLHPAYTYLWHDVSVDEMGALADAIEDGQVAQTDGAVLEDGVRAADGDLVLPRTDTVRTALEHLLVEHTQESDRLVVSDWLPLVRTLGFSRSLERDWTLDDLSEHARRYGTGESVEAIGAADETLDEGANAVEAVNEVAPFEVRERAPTRVGNRMGRPEKSERRDLSPAVHTLSPIGEAGGAQRDVAKATKHADSMSETPGRVEVEVARRRCPACGTETHKARCPDCDTVAETVYVCPDCEAEVEPDESGRAECSRCETLASPTQYTELDLQATYRDALESVGERETAFETLKAVKGLTSAEKLPEPMEKGILRAKHDVSAFKDGTVRYDMTDLPVTAVRPAELDVEADRLRALGYETDIHGDPLTHDDQLVELKVQDIVLSDGAAEHMLKTARFVDDLLEQYYGLERYYEFDDREDLVGELVFGMAPHTSAATVGRVVGFTSAAVGYAHPYFHAAKRRNCFHPETRLWHGEGGDWSYGSIADLVERHLTDPREDEFGTLVSEVETDLVVPSLGPDGPCRKQVEAVSKHPAPDHLVRIEVGERTLRVTPDHTMLRTGWDGIEEVRASEIEAGDELPAYDGGETTMAGTGETAAADGGSTVPTDTVTDVSYVGSDVEHVYCLTVADTHRLAVEGVYTSQCDGDEDCVMLLMDGLLNFSRKYLPNQRGGRMDAPLVMSSRIDPSEIDDEAHNMDIMESYPREFYEATRELTPPEEVEEIMTIAEETLGTDREYTGFRHTHDTTDIAAGPDLSAYKTLGSMEDKMDAQLEISRKLRAVVESDVAERIIEYHFLPDLIGNLRAFSRQETRCLDCGESFRRVPLTGDCRECGGRVNLTVHEGSVNKYIDTAIRVAEEFGARDYTKQRLRILERSIESVFENDHNKQSGIADFM, encoded by the coding sequence ATGCGGGAGGCAGACGAACAGTACTTCGAAACCCTGGAGGACGAACTCGACCGGGCGATGGCCGTCGCCGAGCGCGCCCGCGAGCGCGGCGGTGACCCGAAACCCGAGGTCGAGATCCCGACCGCCAGGGACATGGCCGACCGGGTCGAGAACATCCTCGGCATCGACGGGGTCGCCGAGCGGGTCCGCGAACTGGAGGGGGAGATGTCCCGCGAGGAGGCCGCCCTGGAACTCGTCGAGGATTTCGTCGAGGGGACCGTCGGCGACTACGACACCCGCGAGGGGAAAGTCGAGGGCGCGGTCCGGACCGCCGTCGCCCTGCTGACCGAGGGCGTCGTCGCCGCCCCGATCGAGGGGATCGACCGCGTCGAACTGCTGGAGAACGACGACGGGACGGAGTTCATCAACGTCTACTACGCCGGGCCGATCCGCTCGGCCGGCGGGACCGCCCAAGCGCTGTCGGTGCTGGTCGCCGACTACGCCCGCGCGCTGCTGGACATCGACCAGTACAAGGCCCGCGACGACGAGGTCGGTCGCTACGCCGAGGAGATCGACCTCTACGACAAGGACACCGGCCTCCAGTACTCGCCCAAGGAGAAGGAGACGAAGTTCATCGCCGAACACATGCCGATCATGCTCGACGGGGAAGCCACCGGCGACGAGGAGGTCTCGGGCTACCGGGACCTCGAACGGGTCGACTCGAACTCCCCGCGGGGCGGGATGTGTCTGGTGCTCGCGGAGGGAATCGCGCTGAAGGCCCCGAAGATCCAACGGTACACCCGTAATCTCGACGAGGTCGACTGGCCGTGGCTCCAGGACCTCATCGACGGGACCATCGGAGCGGACGACGACCAGGCAGAGACCTCGGACGACGGGAGCGACGACGCGGACGAGGGCGAGGGAGCCGACACGGACGAGGGCGAGGGAGCCGACGAACCGGCCGGGCCACCCCGTGTCGACCCAGCCACGAAGTACCTCCGGGACCTCATCGCCGGCCGACCGGTCTTCTCCCATCCCTCCAAACCCGGCGGCTTCCGGCTGCGGTACGGACGGGCACGCAACCACGGGTTCGCGACCGCCGGCGTCCACCCGGCGACGATGCACCTGGTCGACGACTTCCTGGCGACGGGGACACAGATCAAGACCGAGCGGCCGGGGAAAGCCGCCGGGGTCGTCCCCGTCGACACCATCGAGGGGCCGACCGTCCGCCTGGCCAACGGCGACGTTCGCCGCATCGACGACGCCGAGGAGGCACTGGCGGTCCGAAACGGCGTCGAGAAGATCCTCGATCTGGGCGAGTATCTGGTCAACTACGGCGAGTTCGTCGAGAACAACCACCCGCTCGCGCCGGCCTCCTACACCGTCGAGTGGTGGGAGCAGGACCTCGACGCGGCGGGGGCGGACGTCCAGGCGATGCGGGACGACCCGACGGTCGACCTCGCCGACCCGACCGCCGACCAGGCGCTGCGTTGGGCCACGGAGTACGACGCGCCGCTACATCCGGCCTACACCTACCTCTGGCACGACGTGAGCGTCGACGAGATGGGGGCACTGGCCGACGCGATCGAGGACGGACAGGTCGCACAGACCGACGGCGCCGTCCTCGAAGACGGGGTGCGGGCGGCCGACGGCGACCTCGTCCTCCCGCGGACCGACACCGTCCGGACCGCACTGGAGCACCTGCTCGTCGAGCACACACAGGAGTCCGACAGGCTCGTCGTCTCCGACTGGCTCCCGCTTGTCCGGACGCTCGGCTTTTCGCGCTCGCTGGAGCGTGACTGGACGCTCGACGACCTCTCGGAACACGCCCGGCGCTACGGAACCGGCGAGTCCGTCGAGGCCATCGGCGCCGCCGACGAGACCCTCGACGAGGGGGCGAACGCCGTCGAGGCGGTCAACGAGGTCGCTCCCTTCGAGGTCCGGGAACGGGCACCGACCCGCGTCGGTAACCGGATGGGTCGCCCGGAGAAGTCCGAGCGGCGGGACCTCTCGCCGGCGGTCCACACTCTCTCGCCCATCGGCGAGGCTGGCGGCGCCCAGCGGGACGTGGCCAAGGCGACGAAACACGCCGACTCGATGAGCGAGACGCCGGGCCGCGTCGAGGTCGAAGTCGCCCGGCGGCGCTGTCCCGCCTGTGGAACCGAGACCCACAAGGCCCGCTGTCCGGACTGTGACACCGTCGCCGAGACGGTGTACGTCTGCCCCGACTGCGAGGCCGAGGTCGAGCCCGACGAGTCCGGCCGCGCGGAGTGTTCCCGGTGTGAGACGCTCGCCTCGCCGACCCAGTACACCGAACTCGACCTCCAGGCGACCTACCGTGACGCGCTCGAATCGGTCGGGGAGCGCGAGACGGCCTTCGAGACGCTGAAAGCCGTCAAGGGACTCACCTCCGCGGAGAAACTACCCGAGCCGATGGAGAAAGGGATCCTCCGGGCGAAACACGACGTCTCGGCGTTCAAGGACGGCACCGTCCGCTACGACATGACCGACCTGCCGGTGACCGCGGTCCGGCCCGCCGAACTGGACGTCGAGGCCGACCGCCTGCGGGCGCTGGGCTACGAGACGGACATCCACGGCGACCCGCTGACCCACGACGACCAGCTTGTCGAACTGAAAGTCCAGGACATCGTTCTCTCTGACGGCGCTGCCGAGCACATGCTCAAGACCGCCCGGTTCGTCGACGACCTCCTGGAGCAGTACTACGGCCTGGAGCGGTACTACGAGTTCGACGACCGCGAGGACCTCGTCGGGGAACTGGTCTTCGGGATGGCACCACACACAAGCGCGGCGACGGTGGGCCGCGTGGTCGGCTTCACCTCGGCGGCGGTCGGCTACGCGCACCCGTACTTCCACGCCGCCAAGCGCCGGAACTGCTTCCACCCGGAGACGCGCCTGTGGCACGGCGAGGGCGGCGATTGGTCGTACGGGTCCATCGCCGACCTCGTCGAGCGACACCTCACTGACCCCCGCGAGGACGAGTTCGGAACGCTCGTCTCCGAGGTCGAGACCGATCTGGTGGTCCCGTCGCTGGGGCCGGACGGTCCCTGTCGCAAGCAGGTCGAGGCCGTCTCGAAACACCCCGCCCCGGACCACCTCGTCCGCATCGAGGTCGGCGAGCGGACGCTCCGGGTGACGCCGGACCACACGATGCTCCGGACCGGGTGGGACGGAATCGAGGAGGTCCGCGCGTCGGAGATCGAGGCCGGCGACGAACTGCCGGCCTACGACGGCGGCGAGACGACGATGGCCGGGACTGGGGAGACCGCAGCGGCCGACGGCGGGAGCACTGTCCCGACCGACACCGTGACCGACGTGAGCTACGTCGGGAGCGACGTCGAACACGTCTACTGTCTCACGGTCGCCGATACGCACCGTCTCGCCGTCGAGGGCGTCTACACCTCGCAGTGTGACGGCGACGAAGACTGCGTGATGCTGTTGATGGACGGCCTGCTGAACTTCTCGCGGAAGTACCTCCCGAACCAGCGGGGCGGCAGGATGGACGCCCCCCTGGTGATGTCCTCCCGGATCGACCCCAGCGAGATCGACGACGAGGCCCACAACATGGACATCATGGAGTCGTATCCCCGCGAGTTCTACGAGGCCACCCGGGAGCTGACACCCCCCGAGGAGGTCGAGGAGATCATGACCATCGCCGAGGAGACGCTGGGGACCGACCGGGAGTACACCGGCTTCCGGCACACTCACGACACCACCGACATCGCCGCCGGGCCGGACCTCTCGGCGTACAAGACGCTGGGGTCGATGGAGGACAAGATGGACGCCCAACTGGAGATCTCGCGGAAACTCCGGGCCGTCGTCGAGAGCGACGTCGCCGAGCGCATCATCGAGTACCACTTCCTGCCCGATCTCATCGGGAACCTGCGGGCGTTCTCCCGACAGGAGACCCGCTGTCTGGACTGCGGGGAGTCGTTCCGGCGGGTTCCCCTGACCGGGGACTGCCGGGAGTGTGGCGGCCGCGTCAATCTCACGGTCCACGAGGGGTCGGTCAACAAGTACATCGACACCGCGATCCGGGTCGCCGAGGAGTTCGGTGCCCGGGATTACACGAAACAGCGGTTGCGGATCCTCGAACGGTCGATCGAGTCCGTCTTCGAGAACGATCACAACAAGCAGTCTGGCATCGCCGACTTCATGTGA
- the serA gene encoding phosphoglycerate dehydrogenase: MKVLVTDPIDDAGLERLREAGHEVETAYDVEGDALLEAVADANALIVRSGTEVTEEVFAAAPDLIIVGRAGIGVDNIDIDAATDHGVIVANAPDGNVRAAAEHSVAMAFATARSIPQAHDRLKNGEWAKSEFLGTELNNKTLGVVGFGRVGQEVAKRLGGLGMDIVTFDPYISQERADQFGAELVDELETCLEAADFVTIHTPLTPETENMIGEGELERIGEGYVVNCARGGIIDEPELAEAVADGPLKGAALDVFGEEPLSADSPLLDVEDIIVTPHLGASTEAAQENVATSTADQVVAAFNEEPVANALNAPSIDETTFKQVRPYLDLADTAGRIAVQLFDGHMSEVRVTYAGDIADQDVEYVTASALKGVFAPSELQVNAVNAPQIAEERGINVTESKTSSAEDYQSLLTVTVSDGENSVSVCGTQFAGEESRIVRIDDHRIEAVPHGHMLVVRNRDEPGTIGFIGSVLGGADINIAGMFNGRETIGGEALSVYNLDEKPTAEVFDRLEGDDRIIETTYVALGDE, translated from the coding sequence ATGAAGGTACTCGTCACGGACCCGATCGACGACGCTGGCCTCGAACGACTCCGCGAGGCCGGCCACGAGGTCGAGACAGCCTACGACGTCGAGGGCGACGCGCTGCTGGAAGCGGTCGCGGACGCGAACGCGCTGATCGTCCGCTCCGGCACCGAGGTCACCGAGGAGGTCTTCGCCGCAGCGCCCGACCTGATCATCGTCGGTCGCGCCGGCATCGGCGTTGACAACATCGATATCGACGCTGCTACCGACCACGGGGTCATCGTCGCGAACGCGCCCGACGGCAACGTCCGGGCCGCCGCCGAACACTCGGTCGCGATGGCGTTCGCTACCGCCCGGTCGATCCCGCAGGCCCACGACCGCCTCAAGAACGGCGAGTGGGCCAAAAGCGAGTTCCTGGGGACCGAACTCAACAACAAGACTCTGGGTGTCGTCGGCTTCGGCCGCGTCGGCCAGGAGGTCGCCAAACGCCTCGGCGGACTGGGGATGGACATCGTCACGTTCGACCCCTACATCAGCCAGGAGCGGGCCGACCAGTTCGGCGCCGAACTCGTCGACGAACTCGAAACGTGTCTGGAGGCCGCGGACTTCGTGACCATCCACACGCCGCTGACCCCCGAGACCGAGAACATGATCGGCGAGGGGGAACTGGAACGCATCGGGGAAGGCTACGTCGTCAACTGTGCTCGCGGTGGCATCATCGACGAACCGGAACTGGCCGAGGCCGTCGCGGACGGCCCGCTCAAGGGCGCAGCACTGGACGTCTTCGGCGAGGAACCGCTGTCGGCCGACAGCCCGCTGCTCGACGTCGAGGACATCATCGTCACCCCGCACCTGGGTGCTTCGACCGAGGCGGCCCAGGAGAACGTTGCGACCTCGACGGCCGACCAGGTCGTCGCCGCGTTCAACGAGGAACCGGTCGCCAACGCACTGAACGCCCCCTCGATCGACGAGACGACGTTCAAGCAAGTCCGGCCGTACCTCGACCTGGCCGACACCGCCGGCCGCATCGCCGTCCAGCTGTTCGACGGCCACATGTCCGAGGTTCGGGTCACCTACGCCGGTGACATCGCCGACCAGGACGTCGAGTACGTCACCGCCTCCGCACTGAAAGGCGTCTTCGCTCCGTCGGAACTCCAGGTCAACGCCGTCAACGCACCCCAGATCGCCGAGGAACGGGGCATCAACGTCACCGAATCCAAGACCAGCTCGGCCGAGGACTACCAGAGTCTGCTCACCGTCACCGTCTCGGACGGCGAGAACTCCGTCTCCGTCTGTGGGACCCAGTTCGCCGGCGAGGAGTCCCGGATCGTCCGTATCGACGATCACCGCATCGAGGCGGTCCCCCACGGGCACATGCTCGTCGTCCGTAACCGCGACGAACCCGGGACCATCGGCTTCATCGGGAGCGTGCTGGGTGGGGCCGACATCAACATCGCCGGCATGTTCAACGGTCGCGAGACCATCGGCGGCGAGGCCCTCTCCGTCTACAACCTGGACGAGAAGCCAACCGCCGAGGTGTTCGACCGACTGGAGGGCGACGACCGCATCATCGAGACGACTTACGTCGCGCTGGGCGACGAGTAA
- a CDS encoding DUF6293 family protein has protein sequence MSETIHLIPVGIDVERLFLPITQGELSADAVVLYRARRHSDDREVADLAERMFHRLEYTFERVLGADVETAFIDSVHDYENAYKTAYRALRERVPENDVWINISSMPRTVSFGFATAANTLVNERPELRDQVHVYYVPPEAYLTTSLLRELETELSFLRDGGDTDDRIAEIEDLLETVRERGVTTGAREIDGQRYVELPPAPLAELREFERELVGVLGESGPTESTSALARELATRRGEDADESLRSKVQYNVRQLEAKGFLRRVDVGGSYETRLTKMGRLWVQTH, from the coding sequence GTGAGCGAGACGATCCATCTGATCCCGGTCGGGATCGACGTCGAGCGACTGTTTTTGCCCATCACCCAGGGGGAACTGTCGGCCGACGCCGTCGTCCTCTACCGGGCGCGACGCCACAGCGACGACCGGGAGGTCGCCGATCTCGCCGAGCGGATGTTCCATCGCTTGGAGTACACCTTCGAGCGGGTGCTGGGCGCCGACGTCGAGACGGCCTTCATCGACAGCGTCCACGACTACGAGAACGCGTACAAGACCGCATACCGGGCACTCCGGGAGCGGGTTCCCGAGAACGATGTCTGGATCAACATCTCCTCGATGCCCAGAACGGTCTCGTTCGGGTTCGCGACGGCGGCGAACACCCTGGTCAACGAACGCCCCGAGTTGCGCGACCAGGTCCACGTCTACTACGTTCCCCCGGAGGCGTATCTGACGACCAGCCTCCTGCGGGAACTGGAGACGGAACTGTCCTTCCTCAGGGACGGCGGCGATACAGACGACCGCATCGCCGAGATCGAAGACCTGCTGGAGACGGTCCGGGAGCGGGGCGTCACCACCGGCGCCCGCGAGATCGACGGGCAGCGCTACGTCGAGTTGCCCCCGGCTCCGCTGGCGGAACTCCGTGAGTTCGAACGGGAACTGGTCGGAGTGCTCGGTGAGTCCGGCCCGACGGAGTCGACGTCGGCGCTCGCCCGGGAACTGGCCACCCGACGCGGCGAGGACGCCGACGAGTCACTCCGGAGCAAGGTCCAGTACAACGTCCGTCAACTGGAAGCGAAGGGGTTCCTCCGACGGGTCGATGTGGGCGGAAGCTACGAGACGAGACTCACGAAGATGGGGCGGCTGTGGGTCCAGACCCACTGA
- a CDS encoding DUF7556 family protein, with translation MEPDTVAPVEVAEDAEVMASVEEGTTDTLVIADVSQDDAYMTLPLVDAASLPEWR, from the coding sequence ATGGAGCCGGACACGGTTGCCCCAGTGGAAGTTGCTGAGGACGCAGAAGTCATGGCTTCCGTCGAGGAAGGCACGACGGACACGCTCGTCATCGCGGATGTCTCGCAGGACGACGCCTATATGACACTTCCACTGGTAGACGCCGCGTCCCTTCCCGAGTGGCGGTAG
- a CDS encoding CBS domain-containing protein encodes MNVADAMTPRSEVVTVEIPGTRDDVLEYLQDRGFSSVPVIKPTDDGEEFRGLVTREALIDRPDEDQLAMLVEEVPTITADATLQAAARLMLTEGERRVPVVGDGLEGIVTMTDVIRAIANGDVDGSATVGDLARADVNSVYVETPLTVAERELSYADVPYGVVLDDHGDMTGMLTEVDIIEVARVVEGEDDTGDSIANQDDEWAWEGIKAVGGRYMPTRNVEIPAEPVREFMTPDVVTVSKRRTAEEAAQLMIEHDIEQIPLVAGDELAGIVRDVDLLEGL; translated from the coding sequence ATGAACGTTGCAGACGCGATGACGCCGCGCTCGGAGGTCGTCACGGTGGAGATTCCGGGCACCCGTGACGACGTCCTCGAGTACCTCCAAGACCGAGGCTTCTCCTCGGTTCCAGTCATCAAACCGACCGACGATGGGGAGGAGTTCCGGGGACTCGTCACCCGGGAGGCGCTCATCGATCGACCCGACGAAGACCAGCTCGCGATGCTCGTCGAGGAAGTCCCGACGATCACCGCCGACGCCACCCTCCAGGCGGCAGCCCGGTTGATGCTCACGGAAGGCGAGCGCCGCGTTCCGGTCGTCGGTGACGGTCTGGAGGGGATCGTCACGATGACCGACGTGATCCGCGCTATCGCCAACGGAGACGTCGACGGGAGCGCCACCGTCGGCGACCTCGCCCGCGCGGACGTCAACAGTGTCTACGTCGAAACCCCGCTGACGGTCGCCGAGCGGGAACTCTCCTACGCCGACGTGCCCTACGGCGTCGTCCTCGACGACCACGGCGACATGACCGGGATGCTCACCGAGGTCGACATCATCGAGGTCGCCCGCGTCGTCGAAGGCGAGGACGACACCGGCGACTCGATCGCCAACCAGGACGACGAGTGGGCCTGGGAAGGGATCAAGGCCGTCGGGGGCCGCTACATGCCGACCCGGAACGTCGAGATCCCGGCCGAACCAGTCCGGGAGTTCATGACCCCCGACGTCGTCACCGTCAGCAAGCGCCGCACGGCCGAGGAGGCGGCCCAGCTGATGATCGAACACGACATCGAGCAGATCCCGCTCGTCGCCGGCGACGAACTCGCGGGCATCGTCCGGGACGTGGACCTCCTGGAGGGCCTATGA